Proteins encoded together in one Candidatus Xianfuyuplasma coldseepsis window:
- a CDS encoding exodeoxyribonuclease III, producing MKFISWNVNGLRACMKKGFASFFEEQDADFVCLQETKMQQHQKEFAFEGYHEFWNDADRKGYSGTLIYTKHEPLHVQYGLNDGAYNDEGRIITLEYDSFYLVNTYVPNVKRDLSRIPYRMTYEDRVRAYYVELSQSKPVILCGDLNVAHNEIDLKNDKSNIGNAGFTDEERGKFNELLDAGFTDTFRHLYPTKEQYSWWSYMFKSREKNVGWRIDYFVVSNRLVPYVQDSIILDHVLGSDHCPVLLHIDL from the coding sequence ATGAAATTTATTTCATGGAATGTAAATGGCCTTCGAGCTTGTATGAAAAAAGGATTTGCATCTTTCTTTGAAGAACAGGATGCGGATTTCGTATGTCTTCAAGAAACAAAAATGCAACAACATCAGAAAGAGTTTGCCTTTGAGGGTTATCATGAATTTTGGAATGATGCAGATCGTAAAGGGTACTCAGGTACGTTGATCTACACCAAACACGAACCCTTGCACGTCCAATATGGATTGAATGATGGGGCCTATAATGACGAAGGTCGAATCATCACCTTAGAATACGATTCCTTTTATCTGGTGAATACCTATGTCCCCAATGTCAAACGTGATTTATCCCGGATTCCCTATCGGATGACGTATGAAGATCGTGTCCGTGCCTATTACGTGGAACTTTCACAGTCAAAACCTGTCATTCTTTGTGGGGACTTAAATGTTGCCCATAATGAAATTGATTTAAAAAACGATAAATCCAACATTGGAAACGCTGGATTTACCGATGAAGAACGGGGCAAATTCAACGAACTACTCGATGCCGGATTTACTGATACTTTCCGTCATCTATATCCAACAAAAGAACAATACTCGTGGTGGAGTTACATGTTTAAATCTCGTGAGAAAAATGTTGGGTGGCGGATTGATTATTTTGTTGTATCCAATCGATTAGTCCCCTATGTTCAGGATAGTATCATTCTCGATCACGTTCTTGGTAGTGATCATTGTCCCGTGTTACTACACATTGATCTGTAA
- a CDS encoding alpha-glucosidase gives MGHWWQEQTVYQVYPRSFNDSNHDGMGDIPGIIEKLDYLTALGIGVLWLSPVYKSPQKDNGYDIADYKDIDPLFGTMADMDQLIVEAEKRGIKIVMDLVINHNSDQHEWFQKSRQRIDPYTDYYIWRDGKDGGPPNNWTSFFAGEAWQYDDMRKQYYLHLFATEQPDLNYHNKAVIEEVKDIIKCWLDRGVHGFRCDVINIIFKSSLEDGKRQLVLKGLEHYLSQEGNHEILQELRRDVLDHYDCFTVGETVLVTPKMARDLCDPSRKELDMIFSFEHMEADQYFVKWFKRKFQKKVFFETLSKWQKELHWNANYFENHDQLRSVSRFGDDTRYWMESATMLATLLFSLKGTPFIYQGQEIGMTNFDFQSMDDIQDVESHNVYRFLGRFHLPKWLRWRMIFKSSRDNVRTPMQWSDSEYGGFSTVQPWLKVNSNYHTINVANQFHQEGTIWSYYQTLIHLRNNDQTLIYGDFEKMYIDKHVFIFRRYDEQEAYIIAVNFSTKKRTISYRGDVLISNYNTTRFNGVLQPYEAIILKG, from the coding sequence ATGGGACATTGGTGGCAAGAACAAACCGTTTATCAAGTCTATCCTCGTAGTTTCAACGATAGCAATCACGATGGCATGGGGGACATCCCTGGAATCATCGAGAAACTCGATTATTTGACAGCCCTGGGGATTGGTGTATTATGGTTATCGCCAGTATACAAATCGCCACAGAAAGACAATGGATATGACATAGCTGATTATAAAGATATTGATCCATTATTTGGAACAATGGCGGATATGGATCAATTAATCGTCGAAGCAGAAAAACGTGGTATCAAAATTGTTATGGATCTGGTCATTAACCATAATAGTGATCAACACGAATGGTTTCAAAAAAGTCGACAGCGAATTGATCCATACACCGATTATTACATTTGGCGAGATGGTAAAGATGGTGGTCCTCCAAACAATTGGACATCGTTCTTTGCCGGAGAAGCATGGCAATATGATGACATGAGAAAGCAATATTATCTTCATCTATTCGCGACTGAACAACCTGATTTAAACTATCATAATAAAGCCGTTATTGAAGAAGTAAAAGACATCATAAAATGTTGGTTGGATCGCGGTGTTCACGGCTTCCGTTGTGACGTGATTAATATCATTTTCAAATCATCACTAGAAGACGGAAAACGACAATTGGTCTTAAAAGGATTGGAACACTATCTATCCCAAGAAGGAAATCACGAGATTCTTCAAGAACTTCGGCGTGATGTCTTGGATCACTACGATTGTTTCACCGTGGGAGAAACCGTCCTTGTAACACCAAAAATGGCGCGAGACTTATGTGATCCCTCTCGCAAGGAACTCGATATGATTTTCTCGTTTGAACACATGGAGGCAGATCAATACTTCGTTAAGTGGTTTAAACGTAAATTCCAGAAAAAAGTATTCTTTGAAACCCTATCAAAATGGCAAAAGGAACTTCATTGGAATGCGAATTATTTTGAAAACCATGATCAACTGCGTAGTGTTAGTCGCTTTGGTGATGATACACGTTATTGGATGGAATCCGCAACGATGCTCGCTACCTTATTATTCTCCTTAAAAGGAACACCGTTTATCTATCAAGGTCAAGAAATCGGTATGACAAATTTTGATTTTCAATCCATGGACGATATTCAAGATGTGGAAAGTCACAATGTCTATCGATTCCTCGGACGATTTCATCTTCCTAAATGGTTGCGATGGCGGATGATCTTCAAATCATCCCGTGATAATGTTCGTACGCCAATGCAGTGGAGTGATTCGGAATACGGCGGTTTTTCAACTGTACAACCGTGGTTGAAAGTAAACAGCAATTATCACACAATCAATGTTGCAAATCAGTTTCATCAAGAAGGCACTATCTGGTCGTACTATCAAACACTGATTCATCTTAGAAATAATGATCAAACGTTGATATATGGTGACTTTGAGAAGATGTATATCGATAAACACGTCTTCATCTTCCGTCGTTACGATGAACAAGAAGCCTATATTATAGCCGTTAATTTTAGTACTAAAAAACGGACCATCTCCTACCGCGGAGATGTTCTGATTAGCAATTACAATACCACTCGCTTTAATGGTGTTTTACAACCATACGAAGCCATCATTCTGAAAGGATAA
- a CDS encoding glycoside-pentoside-hexuronide (GPH):cation symporter: MKRNIFTFGFGTIGRDMLYSLVSMYLIVYLTEVLTLSNATMWWITFIIVGARVFDAVNDPIMGTIVDNTKSRWGKFKPWIAFGALTSGLFTILLFTDFGLTNGAFIALFALVYVGWGVAFTTNDISYWAMLPSLSVSQRDRGKMMGVARIFANIGLFSVVVGIVPITKALEATTGSMTQAYFIFTIAIVAIMWVGQSVTLFGVKEPKGLFVEQEKTTLSGLLHTLRNNDQLLALAIAMSVFMIGYVTTTSFGLYYFIYAFEDEGMYSIFALVLGVSQLGTLALFPLISKRFTRGQLFTFGTIFVFIGYIIFYFAPMNMLVIGPAGLFLFIGQALIQVLMYLFLADCIEYGQWKLGRRNEGITFSVQPFINKIGGAIATGIVGAVAIISGINDADGDPSLLPAGGVELLKASMLILPLLLIIASYIIYRKLFKIDEKFYATMIKDLKDRGELNLSDDDAERVIEDKFI; encoded by the coding sequence TTGAAACGCAATATTTTTACCTTTGGTTTTGGAACCATTGGCCGGGATATGCTATATTCCCTTGTCAGTATGTATTTAATTGTCTACTTAACAGAAGTTTTAACATTAAGCAATGCCACCATGTGGTGGATAACCTTTATCATCGTTGGTGCCCGTGTCTTTGATGCCGTCAACGACCCCATTATGGGAACCATCGTTGATAATACCAAATCACGATGGGGAAAATTCAAACCATGGATTGCATTTGGTGCTTTGACATCCGGGTTGTTTACCATTCTCCTCTTCACGGATTTCGGTTTAACAAACGGTGCCTTTATCGCATTGTTTGCTTTGGTCTATGTCGGATGGGGTGTCGCGTTTACGACCAATGACATCTCCTATTGGGCGATGTTGCCATCGCTTAGTGTATCGCAACGAGATCGTGGTAAAATGATGGGTGTCGCTCGGATTTTTGCCAACATTGGACTCTTTAGCGTTGTCGTGGGAATCGTACCGATTACCAAAGCTTTGGAAGCTACAACCGGTAGTATGACCCAAGCATATTTCATTTTTACCATTGCGATTGTCGCGATTATGTGGGTTGGCCAATCGGTCACGTTATTTGGTGTTAAAGAACCAAAAGGATTGTTTGTTGAACAGGAGAAAACAACGTTATCTGGATTGCTTCATACCTTGCGTAATAACGATCAACTTCTTGCCTTAGCCATTGCGATGTCAGTATTTATGATTGGGTATGTCACAACCACATCCTTTGGATTATACTATTTCATCTACGCCTTTGAAGATGAAGGGATGTATTCGATCTTCGCCCTTGTCCTTGGTGTTTCGCAACTCGGTACCCTTGCCTTATTCCCATTAATCAGTAAACGATTTACCCGAGGACAATTATTTACCTTTGGTACGATATTCGTCTTTATTGGATACATCATCTTCTACTTCGCACCAATGAATATGTTGGTAATTGGTCCCGCCGGTTTATTCCTCTTTATCGGCCAAGCATTGATTCAGGTATTGATGTATTTATTCCTGGCTGACTGTATTGAGTACGGCCAATGGAAACTCGGACGACGCAATGAAGGAATCACCTTCAGTGTCCAACCATTTATTAATAAAATTGGTGGTGCAATCGCCACCGGTATTGTTGGTGCAGTGGCGATCATATCGGGAATTAATGATGCGGATGGTGATCCCAGTTTATTGCCTGCTGGTGGTGTCGAACTGTTAAAGGCATCGATGTTGATTCTTCCCCTACTGTTAATTATTGCAAGTTACATCATCTATCGTAAGCTATTTAAAATTGATGAAAAATTCTATGCGACGATGATTAAAGATTTAAAAGATCGTGGTGAACTAAACCTTTCCGATGATGACGCAGAGCGAGTTATCGAAGACAAATTTATTTAA
- the zwf gene encoding glucose-6-phosphate dehydrogenase: MPQTAIVVFGSTGNLMYKKLLPALYQLLVHEELTNECKIYAIGRRDYNSKDYIDQAKEQVTEPLDWDFLSPYIEYVKMDVNQSDDYASFSTLLDDHQMDTRMIYLAVPPKLFPVIAAHLSTSTVVKQGNANHRVVFEKPFGEDLATAKEINQLLWNYLDEEQIYRIDHYLGKEMIQNILVVRFGNRIFEHTWNNKTIRNIVIMAKETEGVLSRGNYYDTIGALKDMFQSHLLQMLAVTTMSKPKTFDSEDIKDQKITIFNDLKIVKDSIFRGQYKGYTDTEKIDPNSNTETFVYLEARIDQPKWEGVPIYFVTGKKLDQKRSEIIINFKDDDSLLALYPNAHENQNKLIIKVAPDEGVEFHFNVKQPGLENYITTAALDYCHSCLALKNSPEAYEKLLLDLSKQQKTLFTRWDEIEATWTIFDGIKNISEAPSIYENYADLVFQIKREKGVNIDDL, translated from the coding sequence ATGCCGCAAACTGCGATTGTTGTATTTGGTTCAACGGGAAATTTAATGTATAAAAAGCTCTTACCTGCGCTTTATCAGTTACTTGTACATGAAGAGTTGACCAATGAATGTAAAATCTACGCTATAGGTCGTCGAGATTACAATTCAAAAGACTATATTGATCAAGCAAAAGAGCAAGTGACAGAACCACTCGATTGGGACTTTTTGTCTCCTTATATCGAATACGTAAAAATGGATGTTAATCAATCTGATGATTATGCATCCTTTTCAACGTTATTGGACGACCATCAAATGGATACACGAATGATTTATCTCGCTGTTCCACCCAAGTTGTTTCCTGTCATTGCTGCACATCTATCAACATCCACTGTAGTAAAGCAAGGTAACGCGAATCATCGCGTGGTCTTTGAAAAGCCATTTGGGGAAGATTTGGCCACTGCAAAAGAAATCAATCAACTACTGTGGAACTATTTAGATGAGGAACAAATTTATCGGATTGATCATTACCTCGGTAAGGAAATGATTCAAAACATTTTGGTTGTTCGCTTTGGTAACCGTATCTTTGAACATACCTGGAACAATAAGACCATTCGCAATATTGTCATCATGGCCAAAGAAACCGAAGGAGTATTATCTCGTGGGAATTACTATGACACCATCGGCGCACTTAAGGATATGTTTCAATCCCATTTATTGCAAATGCTAGCTGTTACGACAATGAGTAAACCAAAAACATTTGACAGCGAAGACATAAAGGATCAAAAAATTACGATTTTTAATGATCTGAAAATTGTCAAGGATTCTATTTTTCGTGGCCAATACAAGGGCTACACGGATACCGAGAAGATTGATCCAAATAGTAACACGGAAACCTTTGTATATTTAGAGGCACGGATTGATCAGCCTAAATGGGAAGGCGTTCCAATCTATTTTGTGACGGGTAAAAAACTCGATCAAAAACGGTCGGAAATCATCATCAATTTTAAAGATGATGACTCACTATTAGCACTCTATCCAAATGCCCATGAAAATCAAAATAAATTGATTATCAAAGTTGCTCCCGACGAAGGTGTTGAATTCCATTTTAATGTGAAACAACCTGGATTAGAAAATTACATTACTACTGCGGCACTAGACTATTGTCATTCTTGTTTAGCCCTTAAAAATAGTCCGGAAGCATATGAAAAACTACTGTTAGACCTATCAAAACAACAAAAAACACTCTTTACTAGATGGGATGAAATTGAAGCAACATGGACTATCTTTGATGGCATCAAAAATATCAGTGAAGCACCAAGTATCTACGAAAACTACGCCGATTTGGTGTTCCAAATCAAGCGTGAAAAAGGAGTGAATATTGATGATTTATGA
- a CDS encoding undecaprenyl-diphosphate phosphatase, which produces MEFIELLKTILLGIVEGITEWLPISSTGHMILLDEWIQLQASDAFKEMFLVVIQLGAILAVVVLYFERLNPFSAKKSTSEKKQTFDTWFKVIVGVIPAAVLGLLFDDWLNDHLYNYITVAITLILYGALFIVIETTHQTKEQTITSMKDLSYKTAFLIGLFQVLSLIPGTSRSGATILGGIILGGSRVVAAEFSFFLSIPVMFGASFLKLYKFGFNFTGVEIVTLAIGMVTAFIVSIIAIKFLLGYIKNHDFKVFGYYRIVLGVLVVIYFLFQ; this is translated from the coding sequence ATGGAATTTATTGAACTGTTAAAAACCATCCTTCTAGGTATTGTTGAAGGAATTACAGAATGGTTACCAATCAGTAGTACCGGCCATATGATATTGCTCGATGAGTGGATTCAACTCCAAGCCTCTGATGCGTTTAAAGAGATGTTCTTGGTTGTGATTCAACTAGGTGCAATTCTTGCTGTAGTTGTGCTCTATTTTGAGCGCTTAAATCCATTCAGTGCCAAGAAATCTACTTCTGAGAAGAAACAAACGTTTGACACGTGGTTTAAAGTTATCGTTGGGGTTATTCCTGCTGCTGTACTAGGGTTATTATTTGACGACTGGTTAAATGATCATCTATATAATTATATAACTGTCGCAATTACCTTGATTCTTTATGGGGCATTATTTATTGTCATCGAGACCACGCATCAAACCAAAGAACAAACGATTACATCGATGAAAGATTTATCCTATAAAACTGCATTCTTGATTGGACTGTTTCAAGTCCTATCTCTAATCCCAGGGACATCACGCAGTGGTGCCACCATCCTTGGTGGGATTATTCTTGGTGGTAGTCGGGTTGTCGCCGCAGAGTTTTCATTCTTCCTATCCATCCCAGTGATGTTTGGTGCAAGCTTCTTAAAGTTGTACAAGTTTGGATTTAACTTTACCGGAGTTGAAATCGTTACACTAGCCATTGGAATGGTTACCGCATTTATCGTTTCCATCATTGCCATCAAGTTCCTTCTTGGTTATATCAAAAACCATGATTTCAAAGTCTTTGGATACTACCGAATTGTCCTTGGAGTTCTGGTTGTTATCTATTTCTTATTCCAATGA
- a CDS encoding cupin domain-containing protein codes for MIVGHLEKLDGKVIESSQVQDVMMKVLVSPKEGWDGHVMRVFEVGIDGYTPKHQHPWPHINYIIDGVGSLMIDHQEYQITSGSYAYVPSDTIHQFKNVGEKPLKFICIVPEEGHK; via the coding sequence ATGATAGTAGGACATCTTGAGAAATTAGACGGAAAAGTAATTGAATCTTCACAAGTCCAAGACGTCATGATGAAGGTACTCGTCTCCCCCAAAGAAGGTTGGGACGGTCATGTCATGCGAGTGTTTGAAGTAGGAATTGATGGATACACACCGAAACACCAACATCCCTGGCCCCATATTAATTATATTATTGATGGCGTTGGGTCGCTCATGATTGATCATCAGGAGTATCAAATCACGAGTGGATCATACGCATATGTACCCTCCGATACGATTCATCAATTTAAAAATGTTGGTGAAAAACCACTTAAATTTATCTGTATTGTACCAGAAGAAGGGCACAAGTAA
- a CDS encoding nicotinate phosphoribosyltransferase has translation MKSLQLTMLTDFYELTMAYGYYKSCRKDEMVCFDLFFRDNPDNGGYSIFAGLESIIQHIENFRFVDEDIEYLRNRDMFSDDFLEYLRNLRFTGDVESFLEGSVMFPYEPIITVKAPIIEAQLLETYLLQVVNHQSLIATKASRIKQSAKHRLVLEMGARRAHGASSSVLGARAASIGGIDATSNVLADQLYGVKALGTMAHSWVQLFDTEYEAFKTYAEIYPTNCTLLVDTYDTLKSGIPNAIKVIKELLVPKGVNHYSIRIDSGDLTYLTKKARKMLDDAGLENCHIVVSNALDEYLIKDLLNQGAPIDIFGVGERLITAKSDPVFGAVYKLAAISKNGTIQPTIKISENVDKITTPHYKNVYRIVDENGKFEADLITLHDEVIDTSKPLTIFDPKHPWKSKTFDTYELVPMLQPIFRNGKLVYDQPELDEIITYAKDQKEKLWDEVKRFEYPHKYYVDLSKPLYDLKQKMIQSAIKKG, from the coding sequence ATGAAATCATTACAGTTAACAATGCTTACTGATTTTTATGAACTCACCATGGCATACGGCTACTATAAAAGCTGTCGTAAAGATGAAATGGTGTGTTTTGATTTGTTCTTCCGTGATAATCCAGACAATGGTGGATATAGTATTTTTGCGGGACTAGAATCGATTATTCAACACATTGAAAACTTTCGTTTTGTCGACGAAGACATCGAATATTTACGGAACCGTGATATGTTTTCAGATGACTTTTTGGAATACCTAAGAAACCTCCGATTCACCGGAGATGTCGAATCCTTCTTAGAAGGAAGCGTCATGTTTCCCTATGAACCGATTATCACCGTTAAAGCACCAATTATTGAGGCACAACTACTGGAAACCTATCTTTTGCAAGTAGTAAACCATCAAAGTCTGATTGCTACAAAAGCCTCACGTATCAAACAATCTGCCAAACACCGTTTAGTCTTAGAGATGGGAGCACGACGAGCACATGGTGCATCCAGTAGTGTTCTAGGTGCACGGGCGGCGTCCATTGGTGGAATCGACGCGACTAGTAATGTTTTAGCGGATCAGTTATACGGTGTGAAGGCCCTTGGTACAATGGCCCATTCCTGGGTCCAATTATTTGATACCGAGTATGAAGCGTTTAAAACCTATGCCGAAATTTATCCGACCAACTGCACCTTACTCGTAGACACGTATGATACGCTGAAAAGTGGGATACCAAACGCCATCAAAGTTATTAAAGAATTGTTGGTACCCAAAGGTGTCAATCACTATTCAATTCGAATCGATTCTGGGGATCTAACGTACTTAACCAAAAAAGCGCGTAAGATGTTGGACGATGCCGGACTGGAAAATTGTCATATCGTTGTCAGTAATGCGCTGGATGAATACTTAATCAAGGATCTCTTGAATCAAGGTGCACCAATCGATATTTTCGGGGTTGGTGAACGGTTAATTACTGCAAAAAGTGATCCTGTTTTTGGTGCCGTATATAAACTTGCAGCAATATCGAAAAACGGGACTATTCAACCAACAATTAAAATCAGTGAAAACGTCGATAAAATAACGACACCCCATTATAAAAACGTCTATCGAATCGTTGATGAAAACGGAAAATTCGAAGCCGATTTAATCACGTTACACGATGAAGTAATCGATACATCAAAACCGTTGACCATTTTCGATCCAAAACATCCTTGGAAATCCAAAACATTTGATACTTACGAACTAGTACCGATGTTGCAACCCATTTTCAGAAATGGAAAACTCGTTTACGATCAACCGGAACTGGATGAAATCATTACCTACGCGAAAGATCAAAAAGAAAAACTGTGGGATGAAGTTAAACGTTTTGAATATCCCCACAAATATTATGTAGACTTATCAAAACCATTATATGACTTAAAACAAAAAATGATTCAATCAGCAATCAAGAAAGGGTGA
- a CDS encoding YwaF family protein — protein MIHTIEQFMLTGFEPGDFAYGLVHIGSIALMVASIPILILVYLSKPKERIIRDAKILAWITLLFYIVRRGVDVYQGKPFMEAFWPFYLCNVNTVFLSLYLIFNIQKGRDFFLITGMSGAILMFVVPEGVFNDRFLTLQIFESLLSHYFIFIVPIVFLATRTHELNLRKSWYSLVGLLLVLFNVEVLQELLTNRYVDYLFLNGPINLSIFGIPQVYIMFVLAVLYVYTIYIINYAALGKIRFDNGIILQHELKG, from the coding sequence ATGATTCACACCATCGAACAGTTTATGCTGACCGGCTTTGAGCCCGGTGATTTTGCTTATGGACTCGTGCATATCGGTTCCATAGCTCTCATGGTTGCGTCCATTCCCATTTTGATTTTAGTATATTTATCAAAGCCCAAAGAACGTATCATTCGTGACGCCAAAATCTTAGCGTGGATTACCCTCCTATTTTATATCGTAAGGCGTGGTGTGGATGTCTATCAGGGAAAACCATTTATGGAAGCATTCTGGCCATTTTATCTCTGTAACGTAAATACAGTATTCTTATCATTATACTTAATTTTCAATATCCAAAAAGGACGCGATTTCTTCTTAATTACTGGTATGAGTGGAGCGATTTTAATGTTTGTTGTACCAGAAGGTGTATTTAACGATCGCTTCTTAACCTTGCAAATCTTTGAAAGTTTACTATCGCATTACTTCATATTCATTGTACCGATTGTCTTTTTGGCAACCAGAACCCATGAACTAAATCTCCGAAAATCCTGGTACAGTTTAGTCGGTTTACTTCTTGTATTATTTAACGTAGAAGTGTTGCAAGAACTACTAACGAATCGCTATGTAGATTACTTGTTTCTAAACGGTCCAATCAATCTCAGTATCTTTGGAATTCCCCAGGTGTATATTATGTTTGTTCTTGCTGTCTTATACGTATATACCATCTATATTATCAACTACGCAGCCCTTGGTAAGATACGATTTGACAATGGAATTATATTACAACATGAACTAAAAGGATGA
- a CDS encoding cysteine hydrolase family protein produces the protein MNKCLIVVDYQNDFIDGALGFDGALNIKDAIINKITQVKQDGGDVIFTKDTHTEDYLDTEEGQHLPVIHCVEGTTGHALQEDVDALRENTDVEFIKYSFPSLELGNYLATKDYEVIELCGLVSNICVLSNAVIAKSALPNAHIVVDAQATASFDSNLHEQALNILEGIHVEVINR, from the coding sequence ATGAACAAATGCTTAATTGTTGTCGACTATCAAAACGATTTTATTGATGGTGCCCTTGGTTTTGATGGTGCCCTTAATATCAAAGACGCCATCATTAACAAGATTACTCAAGTAAAACAAGACGGAGGGGATGTCATCTTTACAAAAGACACCCATACCGAGGACTACTTGGATACGGAAGAAGGACAACACCTACCAGTCATTCATTGCGTAGAAGGAACAACCGGTCATGCATTGCAAGAAGATGTGGATGCATTACGGGAAAACACCGATGTCGAATTTATTAAATATAGTTTTCCGTCATTAGAACTTGGTAACTATCTAGCAACCAAGGACTATGAGGTTATTGAACTATGTGGACTCGTTTCCAATATCTGTGTTCTGAGCAATGCTGTCATTGCCAAAAGTGCACTACCCAATGCCCACATTGTTGTCGATGCACAAGCAACCGCAAGCTTTGATTCCAACTTACATGAACAAGCACTCAATATCCTAGAAGGAATTCACGTAGAGGTAATCAATCGATGA
- a CDS encoding cyclase family protein, translating to MMIYDVSYPIDETIQVYKNADIKKPTFTTIASHETDNYHETNVTLNLHTGTHVDYPLHMIENGATSNKENLDVLLGKCIVLDFTANKEAITKQDLQQYDINKGDFLLFKTKNSFSESFLFDFTYLTEDGARYLQEKKIRGVGTDGLGIERAQEGHPTHKILLSNNIVIIEGLRLKDIEPGTYEMICLPLNIRNVEASLARVILKR from the coding sequence TTGATGATTTATGATGTTTCGTATCCGATTGATGAAACCATTCAAGTATACAAAAATGCTGACATCAAGAAACCGACATTTACAACAATTGCATCACATGAAACCGACAACTACCACGAAACCAATGTAACCTTAAATCTTCATACCGGAACCCATGTAGATTATCCATTACATATGATTGAGAACGGTGCAACATCCAATAAGGAAAACCTAGATGTACTGCTAGGTAAGTGTATCGTACTTGATTTTACGGCAAACAAAGAAGCTATTACCAAACAGGATTTGCAACAATATGATATAAACAAAGGTGATTTCCTGTTATTCAAAACAAAAAATAGTTTCTCTGAATCGTTCTTGTTTGATTTCACCTACTTAACTGAAGATGGCGCACGTTATCTACAAGAGAAAAAGATACGTGGTGTAGGAACGGATGGACTCGGTATTGAGCGAGCTCAAGAGGGACATCCGACCCACAAAATTCTGTTGTCAAACAATATCGTTATTATTGAAGGATTACGATTAAAAGATATTGAACCTGGTACGTATGAGATGATTTGTTTACCACTAAATATCCGCAATGTAGAAGCATCATTAGCTCGGGTTATATTGAAACGATAG